In the genome of Bacillus thuringiensis, the window ACGGAAAATTGGAAGCGTTACCAATCAATCCGTTAACTAATTATAATTATGATATTAAAACATTAATTCCAGAAGACATTAAGGAATACAAAAAATATGTGGTAACAGATACTTTGGATAATCGTTTAGTGATTCAAGGAAAGCCAATTGTGAAAATTGATGGAGCAGAAGTAAATGCAAGCATTGTAGAGGTAGCTATAGAAGGTCAAAAAGTAACAGCTACAGTAAAAGATTTCACAAAATTAGATGGTAAAAAAGAATTTCATTTGCAAATTAAATCTCAAGTAAAAGAAGGAGTACCATCTGGTTCGGAAATTTTAAATACAGCAAAAATTGATTTTACAAATAAAAATGATGTAATTGGAGAAAAGGAATCTAAACCTGTAGTTGTTGTTCCGACAACTGGAATAATTGAGTTAACAAAAATTGATGGTGCTAATAAGAATAAATTAAAAGGTGCAGAGTTTGTACTTAAAGATAAAAATGGAAAAATAGTTGTTGTAGCAGGAAAAGAAGTAACAGGTGTATCAGATGAAAATGGTGTTATTAAATGGTCTAACATTCCATATGGAGACTATCAAATTTTTGAAACGAAAGCACCAACATATACAAAAGAAGATGGTACAAAAGCTTCTTATCAATTATTAAAAGATCCCATTGATGTAAAGATTAGCGAAAATAATCAAACGGTTAAATTAACGATTGAAAATAATAAAAGTGGATGGGTTCTTCCGGTAACGGGTGGCATAGGAACGACTCTTTTTACTGTAATAGGCCTTACGTTAATGGTTACAGCGGCATTTGTTTTCTTTAGAAAAAAGTTTGCTAATAATTAAGATTTTAGGAACATGTAACTATGGGAAAAGGGGAGAAGCAAAATGCTTCCCTCTTTTCGATATTTAAGCATATACAGAGGTGGAAATATGAAACGAAATCTTGTTTTGGGAGGTATTTTTTTATTTGGATTAGGTGTTTTTTTATATCCTACTATTAGTAATTGGTTGGCGACTCGTGCACATTATTCTGAGATTAGCTCTTACGATAAGAAGATCAAAGCGCTACAAAAGAAAGAAGTCGAACGTAGGGAAAAAGAAGCAGCCGAATATAATAAACAAGTTCACACTTCCACGAAAACATTTACTGATCCATTTTCTGAAAAAAAAAGTAATCATCAAGCATATGCTGATGCGTTAAATTTAGGAGATGTAATGGGGTATATTGAAATATCGAAAATTAATATAAAACTGCCAATCTATCAAGGGACATCTGAGGAAGTATTGAGCCGCGGGATAGGTCATTTAGATTTTTCTTCGCTCCCGATAGGTGGAGAAAATACGCACACTATTTTAACAGGGCATCGTGGTTTACCATCAGCAAAATTATTTACAGATTTAGATAAGTTGAGCGAAGGAGATCTCTTTTATATTCATTCTTTAGACAAAGTTCTTGCTTATAAAGTAGATCAAATTAAAGTAGTGTTACCACACGAAACGGACGATCTACAAATTGTAGAAAATAAAGATTATACAACTTTAATTACGTGTACGCCTTATGGAGTAAACACCAATAGATTGCTAGTTCGAGGTGTGCGTGTGGAGTTAAACGAGAAAGAAAAACAAAAAGTGAGTACAGAGATATTTATATTTAATAAGTGGACTGTAAT includes:
- a CDS encoding class C sortase, with translation MKRNLVLGGIFLFGLGVFLYPTISNWLATRAHYSEISSYDKKIKALQKKEVERREKEAAEYNKQVHTSTKTFTDPFSEKKSNHQAYADALNLGDVMGYIEISKINIKLPIYQGTSEEVLSRGIGHLDFSSLPIGGENTHTILTGHRGLPSAKLFTDLDKLSEGDLFYIHSLDKVLAYKVDQIKVVLPHETDDLQIVENKDYTTLITCTPYGVNTNRLLVRGVRVELNEKEKQKVSTEIFIFNKWTVIVPILLLCVFLVVIYKKRLTR
- a CDS encoding SpaA isopeptide-forming pilin-related protein yields the protein MKKIFSVLLVLFLTFSTWSSVLVKADSPSKGTLTIHKYEQEKDGAQGLEGDGSANQEVPKDAKPLKGVTFEVKKVASFEKISNDGKIVKEDVKPVMGATPTQVVTDDNGQAVLKDLPLGRYEVKEVAGPPHVNLNPNTYTVDIPLTNKEGKVLNYDVHMYPKNEVKRGAVDLIKTGVNEKALAGAVFSLFKKDGTEVKKELVTDANGHIRVQGLVYGEYYFQETKAPKGYVIDPTKREFFVKNSGTINEDGTITSGTVVKLEVKNYEEPIIDKKINGKLEALPINPLTNYNYDIKTLIPEDIKEYKKYVVTDTLDNRLVIQGKPIVKIDGAEVNASIVEVAIEGQKVTATVKDFTKLDGKKEFHLQIKSQVKEGVPSGSEILNTAKIDFTNKNDVIGEKESKPVVVVPTTGIIELTKIDGANKNKLKGAEFVLKDKNGKIVVVAGKEVTGVSDENGVIKWSNIPYGDYQIFETKAPTYTKEDGTKASYQLLKDPIDVKISENNQTVKLTIENNKSGWVLPVTGGIGTTLFTVIGLTLMVTAAFVFFRKKFANN